Below is a window of Impatiens glandulifera chromosome 2, dImpGla2.1, whole genome shotgun sequence DNA.
ATACCAATTCTTATagaattgaaattctaatttcaaattcaCTCATCCAAACATGGTCAGCCATAAGGTAAAGGCCGTATAGGGCCACCCTCCTCCCCCGGGCACCAAAAGAAAACTAATGCACCTTAACATGATATTTAACCAACCAGACTAGGTAacttttgttaatttataacacaaaaatattatatttctccAATGTAACTTCAAATATACTGATATgacaagaaaaaacaaaaacaattctCGCATAGGGTACCCTAAACCTTAGTTAAGTTATATACTGCATTAAGGTAAAAAGAAGATATTATTCTTACACTAAGTTTCACAATATAAGTAGAAACCAAAGAATAAGGAAATCACCTCCAAAGCATTCTTTATTTGAACAGGATCAGGCAAGAAACGGAAGGCAATTCCTTCAATTTTCAATGAATAAACCTGAAATGCACAAAGATCAATCAAGGATAAATTGAACCAAAAAAGTCTCAATCATTAGCATGTATAATTTACCATAGTCCATACACTCAAATTGATCAAACAATGAATGAAAAACAATCTTTTAAAGGAAGAAACGAAATTGAGTTAGAATTGAAGAACCTGGTCAAGTGTAATTGGAACAACCCGTGCTCTACTTCGAAGTTCCCTCTTCCGAGATTGCACCTGAATAGAAAATCACATGAATCTTCTGCAATTGGATTATCTTTATAGAATTTAAGGTGAAGAAACCAAAGAAAGATGAAAAATCTTAAAGAGAGAACCTGAGCTAGAAAGGCTTCAGCATCTTCCTGACGAAAACAAAGCAATCCAATTGACTTGAAGCTATTCGGATCAGATATAAGTACAAACTCGTTGTTAGAATTGCTGACAGTGTACACGACTGTTCCGGCGAGCGTCTTACCAATATAATCGGAGCTCAGAGCAATATCGAAAACGTGCTTTCCTTCACGAGCTTCGGACTGGTGCGATAAAGAAGCAAAATTTAATGAAGTAGAAGACACGTGAGTAgtaagaggaggaggaggaggaggatgtCGCCTGAGTGAAGCCGGCGGCCTCGGCCAACTGGCGGCGAGGTTACAGGCGAAGCGGCTGGTTTCATCGAGTCGAGTGGCGAATTGAGCACCGAGATGGAGACATTGTTGGTGGATAAAAGAGGAGAGAGAGTGAAGAGGATTGCAGGCGCCGGCGACTGACGTTGAGGGTTTGCGATACTCCATAGGTGCCGGCGGCGAGTTTGAGAAATTGGGAAGAAAGCAATCAACACTGattcttataaaattacaaGAAATAAtcctctttttcttttctcattattttctaacataaatcaaatgttttattttaaaatacttatttttttttgaaaagtaaatttaaaaaattcaaattttattttataatttataaataaagacattgtgttttaaatgatagacattatttttttatactttttaaacacggaataaattgtatatattctAAAACACAAACTCTGAGGTGAATCTTATTACTGAGCTATATTGATGGGTTCACAATATAACGTGTATGTGGAATAGATAAAAATGGAATAGTTACGATGATGAAGTACGATAGAAGTTGCCATGTCATTTTGCCACATTAGCCAGTAGGAGataaacacaatttttattttatattttttaaacactaaataaaatgtttattttctaaaacagAAATAACAAGTGTTTTTATCTCTATAATTTATTATGCAACTCTAaaagtttttttgtttaagaaaaaaaaaacaagcactatagaaaaaaaaaaaattactaaaaatgttTGGCCTAGAGCTCTAGAAGGTCATTTGAGATGTTggacaatttttttcaaatttcacaatttgttaaaattatataaaagatatttgattttaaaattattgtgtttaattaatattcgtttgattattttttagatcCCTAACtgattatatatacaatttatgtactaatatatttaaaataaaaataaaattcggtTCAACCAGTTGCTAAAATAAATTGAGTTATGAAATCTAGTTCTCCATTGGCCAAGAATGCTCACAATTATTGacttttaaaagttaatttttcattattattattattattttaagttcatgcttaattttaacttttcttaatattaaggggatataaatatataaaaatttgcTATAATGGTCacatatttgaaattttaattaaaattttaataggtCCTTTCATGCTCATATTTTCTTGACTAAgtcaattagtttatttatcTAAGTTTTATTGGTTATATTTTAGAGAAACATTGAGTCAGaaatcttctttcttctttttatatttttttatatgattccatGGAATTAGTTTATCTATCCTTAATTTTAATGGTTTTATTTTAGAGAAACATTTAGAGTTGGAAATCTTtttgcatatatattttatgatttatatattttttctatcgTCTTGAAAGGAGAAATTAAGATAAAACTTTTCAATAAGTTATGAGCAATCtcagttttaataaaataaacttttggtCTTCTAGTACATTAGTTATAggcatatttttcttttaaaattaacatactCAAAAATGTTTTTACCATTAgcattttattcttttaaagatGCGATCTTGAAAAAACAAATCCATTTGTCTTAATAAATGAAGTTAACCTACAAATTCGAAAAAAAAACTTCCATTGTGGGAATGAAATTAAGTCTTACGAGTGAGAGTCAAATATCCTAACTAACTAGATTACTAACgggttttaaattgaaatttacaCTATTTTAAGCCAATCATAGTTTGAATATTGCTACGAACTATTATTGCATTATCAATTAAGTTAAcaacctaaaaaataaaaaaaaaataaaaacttttgtTTCGGGGAATCAAAACCAGACCTAACCAACTACACTACAATAGATTTTGAAAATAGAGTCTTTTGGGTGAGAGTCTAATATCCTTACCAACTAGACTACAACAATTTTTGAAATCATACTTTGAATGTTGCTaccaaaatgaaaataattccaTTGCCAGGAATCAAACCCGGGCCTTTAGGGTGAGAACCAAATACCCTAACAAACTAGACTACAACggattttgaattaaaatttgcAATATTTTAGACAAATCATAGTTTGAATGTTGCTAATAACAATTATTGCATTATCAATGAAGTTAATAATAACCTACAAAATCGAAAAAACTTTCATTGCCGGGAATCAAACCAAGGTCTTTCAGATAAGAGCCAAATATCCTAACTAACTAGACTGcaacaaattttgaattaaaatttacattATGTTAAACAAATCATAGTTTGAATGTTGCTACCAACAATTATTGCATTATCAATGAAGTTAATAACCTACAAAATCGAAAAAACTTCAATTCTCCGAGAATCAAACACGAGTCTATCGAGTGAGAGACGAATATcctaaccaactagactacaacgaattttgaattgaaatttacAATATGTTAAAGAAATCATAGTTTGAATGTTGTTACCAACAATTATTGCATTATCAATGAAGTTAATAACctacaaaattgaaaaaaattccGTTGCCGGGAATCGAACCCAGGTCTTTCGGGTGAGAGCCGAATATcctaaccaactagactacaacggattttgaattgaaatttacAATATGTTAAAGAAGTCATAGTTTGAATGTTATTACCAACAATTATTGCATTATCAATGAAGTTAATAACCTacaaaaaaaatcgaaaaaattTCCATTGCCGGGAATCGAACCCGGGTCTTTCGGGTGAGAGCCGAATATcctaaccaactagactacaacGGATTTTGAACcgaaaattacaatatattaaacaaatcatagtttgaatttgaatgttGCTACAAACAATTATTGCATTATTAATGAAGTTAACaacctataaaataaaaaagattccATTGCCGGGAATCGAACCCGGGTCTTTCGGGTGAGAGCCGAATATcctaaccaactagactacaacggattttgaattaaaatttacaatatGTTAAAGAAATCATAGTTTGAATGTTGCTATCAACAATTATTGCATTATCAATGAAGTAAACAACctacaaaatcaaaaaaacTTTCGTTGCTAGCAATCAACCTCAGGTCTTTCAAGAGGTGAGAGTCGAATATtctaaccaactagactacaacggtttttgaattgaaatttacAATATGTTAAACAAAtcatagtttgaatttgaatgttGCTACCAACAATTATTGCATTATAAATGAAGTTAATAGCCTagaaaatcgataaaaaaaaattattttgccGGGAATCAAACTCGGGCATTTCGGGTGAAAGATGAATATcctaaccaactagactacaaatCATAGTATGAATGTTGCTACCAACAATTATTCCATTATCAATGAAGTTAACAACctacaaaatcaaaaaaacTTATGTTGCTAGCAATAAAACCGGGTCTTTCATGTGAAAGCCGAATATCCTAATCAACTAGACTACAAcggattttaaatttactataGGTTAAACAAAtcatagtttgaatttgaatgttGCTATCAACAATTATTACATTATCAATGAAGTTAACaactataaaattaatagaaaaaaatttaggTGGTTGGGAATCAAACCAGGATCTTTCGGGAGAGCCGAATATCTTAACCATCTAGACTATAAcggatttttaattttgaattgaaatttacaatttaaaaaaaatcacagtTTGAATGTtgttaccatttttttttattgtacttTAACgacattaattgttttaaaaaaactaataaaggGTCCATAGTCTGAATTTAAATGCCTGGtacaattttaatgaaaaaatttatgaaaaaactaaagaagttataaatcttatattttgtacaaaaattatatgactgtaaaatttattaaaacatttcaTCTTAGACAAGGCTACAAAAAATTCAACTTAAGACGCTTTTAAGAATAAACCCAAAAACATTCATTTATGAAAAACTCTTTCAACTCAAACTATCTAATTGGTTATTAGTTACAGTTTTATTGAAATCAAATTAagcatttttaattaactaaataacTTCACGCTGTATATTTACTTCAtgctttatattttcttaaaaaatgacCTAACTTTTGAGAGATGTGAGGAAACAGAAGGAGGAGAAAATACGTCTGATTAgttgaaaaagtaaaataatttatctattttgttacattttttttccagACAAATGAGGTGATTATACgtcattttctctttcattctcTCCTCCAATTTAATGGAGGAGACAATATATATTGAGTGTGAGAAAATACAATAATTGTTCACCGTcgataaataaactaataaaatgtatcaaaaaaaattaaaacataaaagcTAAAAGATTAGATTGTGTaggtgagaaaaaaaataactcaataaaactctaaaatattttagttttataaatgtTGTCTCCCGaattctttcattttccttCATTCTATTCATTGAGTTATTTTGATTCAGTTCGATTGTCGAGAATTTGATTTGTCAACAACTCGCTTAAAGTCTCCAAAACATTTGTGGTTAGTGAGTAGTAGGTTTTGAATTTGTTGAAAGTTAAACTCATTCCAATTTACCGTAAAATTGAGTTATCTCTTAGTCCAAGCTATTTTGAAACCCTTGTTAATTTCTAAACAATTAAGAATGTCTATTTTTATAACAACTATGACATTTCGAGACTTTTAATAGACAATAGACTGTCTGAAAATATGATAACATCATTGAGACCTAGTTCGTTGTCCTGTGAGTATTAAAGTTTCCATTTTAGCCATTGTGAAATCAATACCTTCACAAGATTTTTCCATAATAATTTCTCCATTTGGTGAGCGCATCCACATGTGTAATTGGCAGGGAGAAAAAGAGGAAAATTTTGATTTggatgaatttgtttttgtatacTTCTTTTAACTCACTCTATTTTTGCGTTTTCTTTAATAATCTGGTGCGCAATGTTTTCAACAAACGAGAAGAGTATCTTTAGTTTCATGTGAGTTTTTACATTTGACAAGTAATAAAAGATTCATTTTTGATGCTATTGTTTCATTAAGGATTCTCATAGTTGGTCTGAGTCTTAACtaaataaccattatattataCCAATGCCAAATTAAAGGGAATGACTCAACTTCAGTATATCATATTCCTCAACATCTATTTGTATTTGAGACTCAACttcagaaaagaaaaaaaaaaaaactactttCAAACAACCAAATACAATTGTGGAATAATAGGTACACTAAAAAGAACAAATTTTATGTCGAGACATATATACTATAAAGATGGAGCTCGAGTACTCGATCCAAGAGTTCCCGATAACACAAAACACACAACTTGTGTTACAATCAGATAGTACAGGTGTTACACCAACACTTTTGTTTGTTTCTGTATCTCAATAAACCAAAGTTTCGCACGTTAAGTGAAATACCTTTCACTTACCATTTCACATCCAATGTTAAAGACTCAGGAGGGACCATCAATGAGGGAAACTTAGTAAAGGAGATATTCGACAACAAATCACTCCACGCATATGTATCAACCTCGATGAACGGTCTAGATCTCTTCACAACCAACGGTTTTAACCTATCCTCGTCAATCCTGGCCACTACTTCATAACAAACACGTTCCATATTGGGCCTCGTTCGCCACTCTGCCATCGTGCTCTCTCGAGTACCATCACTGTCGTTTAATTTCGTATCCCTTTCTAGATCAATCTTAAACCGAACGACTGTCGAAGCCTTGATTTTCACTTTTAAGGAGCTTCTGGCATGTTTATCGGAAACTAAACTCCTCATTAGCTTATCGATTATTACAATTCTCGATTTCAGTGAATCGACAGGAAATCTCTGGTTTCTGTTTGTGTCTTTGGCGTAACATATCTCGGGTAACAGTTTGATTGTGTCTTTCGAAAGGAAAGTTTTGACGACGTGGGCGTTTTGATTTCTCGATGAGTAGGCAATTACAGAAGCTGGGCCAGATATATGTATAGGAAACAATGGTGTACATGATTCATGCTCAAATGGCGAAAAATGAGTTCTTACTTTCGAATTGAACCCTTGTTGAAGAGAATGAAACAGAGTTACCTCTTGAGCATTTCTCACTTCCACCATTATACCTTCACCAACTAGGATTCTCTTCAAACCAGTATGAGTAACATTCAGCTGAAAATTTACAGTTTTAATACTTTTAGATGATGATCAATCACATCTAtgatatttatcaataataaaaaggAAGTTTTTACCGGCAATTGAAGCAACAGTTCATCAGATCCATTCATCAATAACTCCAATGGTCCACGAATAAGAAATTTATCAAGAACAGGATTCGATCCAATTTCACGAACAGATGGCTCAAATTCGCCTCCATTCTTCAGTTTCTTCCATAACGATACTTCGTCTCGAAGCCTAAAACTAACTTCGCTCTTTCCAACACGAAGACGTATATCGTACCTACGAGAATCGCCAAATTTAGCGTTTGCTGAATCCAACTTCGTTACTTTTACTCCACTAGTCTCGTTCCAATTCTGCCGTATCGAAATTGCTTTCAAAACATCCTGATTAAAGAGATAGGGTTGAGAATTGAGGATTGAGATCCGATTAAACAAACAGTAAAACCTAAAACCGAATACATGAAGATGATGCATGCATACATACCTCGAGGAAAGTTGATGGTTGAGGACGAAAATCGTCGGCGATTCTaggaaagagaaagagagagatattGAACCTTGCGTAGGAATCGGTTGCGGGAGTTAGCGTTGCTAGGGTTTGGATtgagagataaaatatgaaGAAGGAGAAAGTAGATCgtttaatcatattattatatacaggAATAAACCGCCGGAGACGGCGACGGCGACAACGACGGCGATTGGTGATTGAGATCGGAAAGGGGATCGAACCGACACTGCTCCGAAGGCTTTGAACGAAGATCTTCTTCTATGTCGTCTCCTCTCTggtttaacaataataaaatatgtttaccaaaaataaataaaaataataataattaataaaatataactagtgaaaataatttattttttttttttagatttatatattctaatttttaagatattttgggtgactaaaatatttaagattttttttaaaagaaattcgAGAATAAAGatagattttatatttatatttttacaaaacttCAAAATGGTTTAATAAtttggaaatattttattttaaatttaatgttttttttgagatttttcatttcaaactatctctcagaatgttttaaaagatttatagtGTGTGTGGgaatatttggaaaaaaaaattagaatttagtGTTATTTTGTTATTACAAATGTCATCAATTACTTAACGAAATGAaaataatactttaaataaGATGAGGACGAGTTCGTTTGTTTAAGAAAAGGCTCGAATGATTAAAACTGTGATAGTTATAGTCGCATATATTACCGTTCAAAGTTCGAACCTCCATGAGTAAAAacgattaatataaaaattgggcctaaattaaactaatattctTGTTATACATTCTCCTAAACCTTCATTCAAATTatacctaattttattttttaaatataaaaagtaattaagtttataaagaattaattctcattaaatcaACTAAAgagttatataaaatttattaatttgtaaataatatctAAAAACTCAAATCTAGACTATACATAATATAGATTggtaaaaaatagattataatGGAACTCATTCACTAATCATGCAATTTTTTTCAGGGGTAACTCTAAAGACtaacttatttaaattctaTAACAACAAGTGATGAAGGCGAGCAAACAATCATTTGAATTCAATAACTCTAGACGATACATAATATAGATTTGTAAAAAAGTTATGTCAAATGACAATTGATAAAAGAACCTctagataaaagataaattctaaaaacttcttataagaaaaataaaaaagaactctAAATTCGACAACATCTCATTTGCTGcaaataagaaaatgaatacGAACTCAAGAATTTGTCACAAACATTGGAGGGTATGAACATTAGACGACTCACCAATAATTAAGAGTATTActtagaatataaaaattcGAGATAACAAATTCGATTCAGCTAAATAGATTATCGTACCGAACAAAATACCATATCAACTCAAATTTGAGTGATATAAAAAGAAACAAAGTACTCTCGACTAAAAATAGCCACCCTAGGGGACATAAGCACAATGACTTTGAAATTTATTGAGGGAAAATATAACTTTAGATTGcataaattaatgtaaaaaagtGATTTATCTAgcttaaaaatgatcaaaataatataatttataatatttaaaaatatataaaattatagattTTTTAGTTTGTGTTATGACtccatttaaaattcattaataaaataatatatttgagatTTGTAATAAAATTGCAAGATTTTCTAATGTTAatctatatatacatttaaattagatataatttcacatatttaaacaatatcttgaaattttaattttttttaaaaaaagtatcacatcaatttttataattattaaattacttaGTTCAACTAAAGTATTGTTAAAGTAATAGTATTattgagttattctaatattagcttcataattaattaatttgaaggTTCATGTGTAAAAATAACTTTGAAGCATCGTTTTATTTGGAAATAGTTAGATTCTGAGttagatttgaataaaaaaatataatatatctaattcaaaataataatttatataatataatttattttaaatagttatatattaacataattaataactttttccaTTTAACCTCGACAAATTCGAGTtacaattatttcaaataaagatAACTTTTTTccttagttattattattttatgaaccCTTATATtgtttcaattaaattttatcttagttatgtttgtattttataaaattgtgtgATTCTatccataaatataattatttaagtcattttattatattaagtatgatatatatatatatatccgtAACATTTAATCAATTATGAATAACTTAACGactttaataaatttcttaGATTTTAATcgacaaataaataaaaggataaATAAGAAACGATATTTTGATCATAATTAGTGGTTCACGTCCTCCATCAATAGAATTGATTTCTTAATAATACATAGATATAAATCAacattaaaaagataatttgaatCGAAATAAATtgcatatctatatatatatataatgacgcttaatttaaaatgttggaggtgtgaatcacgctctctccaaaatgattCACATCGTTATCatagtattttctctttcttatatatatatatatttttctctattcatttaattgtttttctatcccttaccatatatatattcacactaataatatataaaatatatattttttcatcaattctattaaccaagtttcataattaattattctatgtaggttactcttttatatatatatatatatattaatatttttttattaattattttaaaaataaacctaatgaattctcttctaaaatattacatatattaatcatgctctctccaaaatgattcacatcatcatcataggtattttttctttcttagatatatttatttgttatagagagttgttaattatacatattctgaaaggtatttatttgttattgatgcaatgaatatttttttcttgagtttttgtTGACGAGAACGAGACTTTCAGTTATTTCAAAGAAGAtccatatttgtgtaatgtggtatgaactcttgagctcaagtctaaacttcttatcatatatttttattagttcttgaaatataatttttcttctctattatgtttcgtctctccttaagtcttactttatatataataattcccgatttgtttggttggtttcaagtacttttagtcatcactttaataggttgatttttaatatttcaattgatgtttAGATGGAGACGATGGGTTCATTGAATTCAAGGCGATAATGGTGCTATCATGGTTATGCAAAGTTGTTTTGGTGATAATCGTGTTATCATGCCTGGAGGTGTGAGCATTGGTAAGTTAGAAATTtagatcattttatc
It encodes the following:
- the LOC124925610 gene encoding protein TIC 22, chloroplastic, coding for MEYRKPSTSVAGACNPLHSLSSFIHQQCLHLGAQFATRLDETSRFACNLAASWPRPPASLRRHPPPPPPLTTHVSSTSLNFASLSHQSEAREGKHVFDIALSSDYIGKTLAGTVVYTVSNSNNEFVLISDPNSFKSIGLLCFRQEDAEAFLAQVQSRKRELRSRARVVPITLDQVYSLKIEGIAFRFLPDPVQIKNALELKASDVRRGFDGVPVFQSDLLVVKKKNKRYSPIYFRKEDIEKELSTFSRARGSGLSQHITVGSLEDVLRKMEISEKNSGWEDLIFIPPGKSHSQHIQEVANA
- the LOC124925933 gene encoding uncharacterized protein LOC124925933, with protein sequence MIKRSTFSFFIFYLSIQTLATLTPATDSYARFNISLFLFPRIADDFRPQPSTFLEDVLKAISIRQNWNETSGVKVTKLDSANAKFGDSRRYDIRLRVGKSEVSFRLRDEVSLWKKLKNGGEFEPSVREIGSNPVLDKFLIRGPLELLMNGSDELLLQLPLNVTHTGLKRILVGEGIMVEVRNAQEVTLFHSLQQGFNSKVRTHFSPFEHESCTPLFPIHISGPASVIAYSSRNQNAHVVKTFLSKDTIKLLPEICYAKDTNRNQRFPVDSLKSRIVIIDKLMRSLVSDKHARSSLKVKIKASTVVRFKIDLERDTKLNDSDGTRESTMAEWRTRPNMERVCYEVVARIDEDRLKPLVVKRSRPFIEVDTYAWSDLLSNISFTKFPSLMVPPESLTLDVKW